A single window of Rubripirellula lacrimiformis DNA harbors:
- a CDS encoding sulfatase, translated as MVLGGDRTAGFAAEKPNVVVFLVDDLGYMDIGANNADCFYETPNIDSLADSAMRFTDGYAANPVCSPTRYSLMTGKYPSRVDATNFFSGARSGRFRPAPLNDQMPLDEITIAQAMRSGGYATFFAGKWHLGSSEEYYPQHRGFDVNIGGYHRGGPYTGKRYFAPFENPQIEVESPAGDHLPDRLARETAKFIADHKDQPFFAYLSFYSVHTPLMGRPDLVGKYKAKAAAINGIEFADEEQVLGDQPRKVRILQKHAVYAAMVEAMDEAVGKVLKQLDDSGVADNTIVIFTSDNGGLSTSEGSPTSNLPFRGGKGWVYEGGIREPWIVRYPGITKAGSISSEPICSIDLFPTVAAAAGVAPDHEIDGVNLLPALKGEPLEPRPLFWHYPHYSNQGGIPGGAIREGDYKLVERYEDGRVHLYNLNRDAGEQTDLAKQQPQRVDQMRQRLHAWYKTVDAKFLQPKDGGPDPWRP; from the coding sequence ATGGTATTGGGTGGCGATCGGACCGCTGGCTTTGCCGCAGAGAAACCCAACGTGGTTGTTTTTCTGGTGGACGACCTGGGGTACATGGACATCGGCGCCAACAACGCTGACTGTTTTTACGAAACGCCCAACATTGATTCGTTGGCTGATTCGGCGATGCGTTTCACAGACGGCTATGCGGCCAACCCGGTCTGTTCGCCGACTCGCTATAGCTTGATGACCGGAAAGTATCCCAGCCGCGTCGACGCAACCAATTTCTTCTCCGGTGCACGTAGTGGTCGTTTTCGGCCGGCACCCCTGAACGATCAAATGCCGTTGGACGAAATCACGATCGCCCAGGCGATGCGTTCCGGCGGCTACGCGACCTTCTTTGCCGGCAAGTGGCATCTGGGCAGCAGTGAAGAATACTATCCCCAGCATCGTGGTTTTGATGTCAACATTGGCGGATACCATCGTGGCGGTCCCTACACTGGTAAGAGGTATTTTGCACCGTTCGAAAACCCGCAGATAGAAGTTGAGAGTCCAGCCGGCGACCATCTTCCCGATCGGTTAGCACGCGAAACCGCGAAGTTCATCGCTGATCACAAGGACCAGCCCTTTTTTGCTTACCTGTCGTTCTACTCGGTACACACTCCGCTGATGGGGCGTCCGGATCTGGTCGGAAAGTACAAGGCCAAGGCCGCTGCGATCAACGGGATCGAATTTGCGGACGAAGAACAAGTGCTGGGGGATCAGCCCCGGAAAGTTCGAATCCTTCAGAAACATGCGGTCTATGCGGCGATGGTCGAAGCCATGGACGAAGCGGTCGGAAAGGTGTTGAAGCAATTGGATGATTCCGGTGTGGCTGACAACACGATCGTCATCTTCACCTCGGACAACGGTGGTCTTTCGACCAGCGAAGGATCGCCCACCAGCAACCTGCCGTTTCGCGGTGGCAAAGGTTGGGTCTACGAAGGAGGGATCCGCGAACCTTGGATCGTCCGCTATCCGGGAATCACCAAGGCCGGTTCGATCAGCAGCGAACCGATCTGTTCGATCGACCTGTTTCCGACCGTCGCTGCCGCCGCAGGCGTTGCCCCGGATCATGAAATCGATGGAGTCAATTTGTTGCCCGCTTTGAAAGGCGAGCCGTTGGAACCACGACCGTTGTTCTGGCACTACCCGCATTACAGCAACCAAGGTGGAATCCCGGGCGGTGCCATTCGGGAGGGCGACTACAAGTTGGTCGAACGATACGAAGACGGCCGAGTCCATCTTTACAATCTGAACAGGGATGCGGGTGAACAAACCGACCTCGCCAAGCAGCAACCGCAGCGAGTCGATCAGATGCGCCAGCGTCTGCACGCGTGGTACAAAACCGTCGACGCCAAATTTCTGCAACCCAAAGACGGCGGCCCCGATCCTTGGCGACCATAG